gctgtgggggccagttcccctctgactaaccccaccctaaccctaaaccagactcactgtgggggccagttcccctcttactaaccccaccctaaccctaaaccagactcgctgtggaggccagttcccctctgactaaccccaccctaaccctaaaccagactcactgtggggcaagttcccctctgactaaccccaccctaaccctaaaccagactcactgtgggggccagttcccctctgactaaccccaccctaaccctaaaccagactcactgtgggggccagttcccctctgactaaccccaccctaaccctaaaccagactcactgtgggggccagttcccctctggctaacattatgaatgtaatgtaaatattagagtaaatcatccatccatccatcaatcatccatcatccatccatccatccattcatccatccatccatccatccatccatccatccatcatccatcatccatcatccatccatccatccattcatccatccatccatccatccatccatccatccatccatccatcatccatccatccattcatccagccatccatccatccatccatccacccatccatccatccatccattcatccattcatccatccatccatcaatccatccatccatccatccatcatccatccatccatcatccatccattcatccatccatccattcatccatccatccatccatccatcatccatccatccatccatccatccatccatccaccatccatccatccatcaatccatccatccatccattcatccatccatcatccatcatccatccatccatccattcatccatcatccacccatccatccatccacccatccatcatccatccatccatccatccattcatccatccatccatcatccatccatccatccatccatccattcatccatccaccatccatcccagagtttccgctagaaaaaagtttcgttttacggacattttgatgatatgccggtcaaatatatcgcctcttaattagtcaagttgaggaaaactggaggcagtctatgtaacttaaaaaatgacataatcaggccgtatagaatgcaacatattattattagcttaactttcaaatagacggaaaaaaaaacatgaacgtccgattggcgtcaatcaacgccaattattttttactgtggtttcacacacattcactttttgaaacattgaggcacggatgtacctaatacaaataaataaaacatctccagttaactagcagatcattcatttagtccgttattaaataagagatctagcgctaaaatctgttgttttttaaatcaagctgagcgatcgtgtccgctgctatcagttgcatggacgacgcgctgcgcgagttgcgcaatctccactaggacgcgcgtttcaacctatcgccgttgcggagactctctattaattccggtgaaatcacaaaataaaatgcacacaaacgtgtccctgcttgatatagactgtaaccatgcactgatgaacataggctattcagttttgatgatagagaaaaaaaaactgcacgaatgcgcggattagaagcactgatctatctataatgagatgttcctgattcaccatcgtctggcctctgaaaaaagcttttaaagctagtctgcctgggcctggccatatttgaaacgtctcactcaatcgttcgttgtttaggtctatattgcagccgttttaggcgtgcgctttatttgaaatgcagcatgcgatgttgtttcataactttcaaacgatagagcctgttcctttataacatagcaagagatcggtgtatttttgctttatacattttaggcttattctcaaattcagattgtgttagggggacgggattattaggcaattttaatcggacaatttgaccggagagatttaattttgtcggacatttaatttttttaccggtcaatgtccggtaattaccggacaacggaaaccctgatcCATCcattatccattcatccatccatccatccatccatccatccatccatccatccatccatccatcatccatccatccattcatccatccatccatccattcatccatccatccattcatccatccatccatccatccatccaccatccatccatccatccattatccattcatccatccatccatcatccatccatccatccatccatccatccatccatccatcatccatccatccatccatccatcaatcatccatccatccatcatccatccatccatccatcatccatccatcatccatccatccatcatccatccatccatccatccatccatcatccatccatccatccatcatccatccatcatccatcatccatccatccatcatccatcatccatccatccatcatccatccattcatccatccatccatcatccatccatcatccatccatccatccatccatcatccatccatcatccatccatccatcatccatcatccatccatccatcatccatccattcatccatccatccatcatccatccatcatccatccatccatccatccatccatcatccatccatccatcatccatccattcatccatccatccatcatccatccatcatccatccatccttattTATCtcaatttctatctatctatctatctatctatctatctatctatctatctatctatctatctatctatctatctatctatctatctatctatctatctatgggtcggtcggtctgtctatctatttatatgtgtttctgtctgtctgtctgtctgtctgtctatctgactgtctgtctgtctatctgtctgtctgtctgtctctctgtccataTATATCTTAATAACATCATAATTAAAGTTGAAGTATCAGGTTGATACTTTATAAGTAATTTCCTGAGAAGTGATTGTAAAAGATAAGTTTATAATAGATACATCACACATCAAGATACAGACACATCTGTTATAAGTTCATATGAACTTTTCTAAAAGGTGCATGTCTACTTTATGATGAAATCAGAGGTTTAACATTTCAACAACATTCGTCTTTTAGTTGGGCTAGAGGAAATTACTATAAGTAATTTGACACATTCAGGACTCAAGTCCATACAGAAATAAACTACAGTGAATATGAACAGAGCATGAGTGTAAATCATACCTGTTTCAGCACAGACAGCTGACATCCAACCACATTAACTCTTTCAAAAATCACactttcaaaaacaaacataaacatccCAGGATTCCAATGACACACACAGAAAATTATATTGTAATtacttgtatatatatttttaattaattaaatgtatttatatcatttatttgttgtttatgaTTGAAATTATATATATCAACAAATACAGTTGGCGGCGCCCGTTCACTATAAAACGCAGTTTCCCATAATCCCTTGCGTCTCTTCCTCACTTCCGGTGTTCCGTGAGTTTGGCCGCGCACGTGTGATTGTGAGCCGCTTTGCTGTTTATAATAGTGTTTTTTGTTCGTCTCTTACTGGTTTAATTTGAGGGACGTTTTGTCCTCTTCATAACCTCACCTTTGACTGTGAGAGTgaatcttcatcatgttcctgcAGTTTTATCTGAATGAGAATGGCGACAGGGTTTACACTCTGAAGGTGAGTCCAGACCTTTTTCAGTCCTGTGTTGCGTGTGCATATTTGAGCACACTTCTGCATAAAACTGCATATACATtccttttattaaaggaatagttgaaaaTGTGGAattatgttattttgttgttACCCTATGAAAAAGGGATTTATGTTAGTGTATGGAAACCATACACTAACCTTAGGGGAAcgtaatttgttttaaatgtgtggcGGTATAATGATACTAATATACCATGGTACTGGAGGATTACTatattcaggtgtgtgtgtgtgtgtgtgtgtgtgagagagagagagagagagttaccgTGAgagagactatatatatatatatatatatatatatatatatatttatttatgttcagAAAGTGGACCCATCCGGTCAGCCCAGCAGCTCGGCGCACCCGGCCCGCTTCTCTCCGGACGATAAGTTCTCCAGACACCGAGTGACTATCAAGAAACGCTTCGGGCTTCTGCTAACACAACAACCACGACCTGTGCTGTGAACGGAGCAGTGGACTTTTACACACATTGTATTCATATattagtgtttattttttaattcctgAAAGTATGGCTTGATTTTCTTTGTACATTTTGTGTTTATGCTGTTAGtacaataaacatgtaaacatttgGAATATAATGCCTTAATTGTATGCTATCTACACCTTCCATTTGTAAAACATTGCTAACAGGGAACAgacctgttttctttttttaaatcttaaaagtatggaatacattttcaaaaagggtACATTTTAGTACCATAGAAGTAATTTCAGTgggataaaatgtatacattctgGCTAACGCTGTTCAGAATTTATGCTAACTCGTTAAAACAATCTTaacaaggaaaataaaataagaatactAAAAACAAAACGCCTGTTTAATAGATTTCTCTCGTGATCACTTATGC
The sequence above is a segment of the Xyrauchen texanus isolate HMW12.3.18 chromosome 2, RBS_HiC_50CHRs, whole genome shotgun sequence genome. Coding sequences within it:
- the LOC127617951 gene encoding H/ACA ribonucleoprotein complex subunit 3 translates to MFLQFYLNENGDRVYTLKKVDPSGQPSSSAHPARFSPDDKFSRHRVTIKKRFGLLLTQQPRPVL